A section of the Bacillus spongiae genome encodes:
- a CDS encoding IS3 family transposase encodes ESLEKLKRELCDYVHWFNHIRIHSTLGYTSPVEYKNRHLKKIV; translated from the coding sequence GAAAGCTTAGAAAAATTAAAACGAGAACTGTGTGATTACGTGCATTGGTTTAACCATATTCGTATTCATAGCACACTAGGGTATACAAGTCCTGTTGAGTACAAAAATAGACACCTTAAGAAAATTGTCTAG